One genomic region from Tenuifilum sp. 4138str encodes:
- a CDS encoding lytic transglycosylase domain-containing protein: protein MINRKIVLIGLVVTAICFFVLMLSFIPRPNSGFERYKSLNPWSDSVYQSSLIFAIPIPEKLSFAGEEVPLQHFDVRESLDRELHVNTFWHSQTVLLLKRANRYFPIIEPILKKNNIPDDFKYLAVAESGLTQAVSPSKAVGFWQILEGTAKEYGLEISKEVDERYHIEKSTELACQYFKKAFEKYGTWTMAAASYNFGMNGITKQIDRQDSNSYYDMVLGDETGRYVYRILALKVIFENPKQYGFFLDSTDLYPPLEYTEVKVDSTITSIASFARQYGVNYKLIKLFNPWLRENYLPGKQGKSYLIKIPRKGFREEAYK, encoded by the coding sequence ATGATTAATAGAAAAATCGTTTTAATAGGATTGGTTGTAACTGCCATATGCTTTTTTGTTTTAATGCTATCGTTCATTCCAAGGCCAAATTCGGGATTTGAGAGGTATAAATCGTTAAACCCTTGGAGCGACTCGGTTTACCAATCGTCGCTTATTTTTGCAATCCCCATACCTGAGAAGTTGAGTTTTGCCGGTGAGGAAGTTCCCCTTCAGCATTTCGATGTTCGTGAATCGCTTGACCGTGAACTACATGTTAACACCTTTTGGCACTCGCAAACGGTTCTTCTGCTAAAGCGAGCAAACCGCTACTTCCCAATTATTGAGCCAATACTCAAAAAAAACAATATACCTGACGATTTTAAATACCTTGCTGTTGCAGAGAGTGGCCTTACCCAGGCAGTATCACCTTCCAAAGCAGTTGGATTCTGGCAGATACTTGAGGGTACAGCTAAAGAATACGGGCTTGAGATTAGTAAAGAGGTGGATGAGCGGTACCATATTGAAAAGTCAACTGAGTTAGCCTGCCAGTACTTTAAAAAAGCTTTTGAGAAGTATGGTACATGGACCATGGCAGCAGCATCGTACAACTTTGGCATGAACGGTATTACAAAGCAAATTGACCGGCAGGATAGTAATTCGTATTACGATATGGTTTTGGGCGACGAAACCGGCAGGTATGTGTACCGTATATTAGCGCTTAAGGTGATTTTTGAGAACCCCAAGCAGTACGGTTTCTTTCTGGATAGCACTGACCTTTATCCACCACTTGAGTACACTGAGGTTAAAGTTGACAGCACCATTACCAGCATTGCTAGTTTTGCAAGGCAGTACGGCGTTAACTATAAACTCATCAAACTCTTTAATCCCTGGCTTAGGGAAAATTACTTGCCAGGCAAGCAAGGCAAATCGTACCTTATAAAGATACCACGTAAAGGTTTCCGTGAGGAGGCATATAAATAG
- a CDS encoding tetratricopeptide repeat protein, whose product MFRFVQYYVLLVLVAFANFTAQSQTTPLGSSKELQNSLQQAKELESNGDLNGALSIYNKTATAYWVNGKLTEARDIFLKAASVAEKLGNQNALKVIYTNLGMVFVDLEQYSEAIAQFEKSLAINRSQKNKAETTATLINIANAYKELGKYPKALDYAEQANTIALEINDAKLLRNTYSLLAEIHEALGNSEKSSEYFSLYTAFSRKIQREEQLKKEAEAQKIVEEAKGQLQVIKSEKELTEKELSEKQRVLETVKDSLDKVEQLTQEQKLQIDLLNKENALREEKIKNQILVRNIFIVIIAATIGMLGLISHYYLQKKRSNEELARQKAMVEAKSQELMQALQQIKKQNRDITSSINYAQRIQQALLPTYDQLVSYIPNAFIMFRPREIVSGDFYWFAAYGGQEIAASKQNRHMIALPNIPKNDFGFLIAAVDCTGHGVPGAFMSMIGLNLLDVIIRSGLTQPNLILNELHKQVRYLLKQENNDSRDGMDMALIRINGDGRTIEFAGAKNPIVYITNNQCFTIKGDPVPIGGLQKEEKREFTLHTITIDSPTSLYLFSDGYIDQFGGPENLKFTSKRFREMLLENHNMPMVAQQEQLETALDEWIGSENNQIDDVLVIGLHLTGKPFKIDSQT is encoded by the coding sequence ATGTTTAGGTTTGTTCAATACTATGTTTTATTGGTTTTGGTTGCATTTGCAAATTTTACTGCGCAATCGCAAACAACCCCGCTAGGCAGCAGTAAGGAACTCCAAAATAGCTTACAGCAAGCCAAGGAGCTTGAAAGTAATGGCGACCTAAACGGTGCACTATCAATTTACAACAAAACCGCAACAGCTTACTGGGTTAATGGAAAGCTTACCGAGGCTCGCGACATTTTCTTAAAAGCAGCATCGGTTGCCGAAAAACTTGGAAACCAAAATGCACTCAAGGTAATTTACACCAACCTTGGGATGGTTTTTGTTGATTTGGAACAGTATAGCGAGGCCATTGCGCAGTTCGAAAAAAGTTTAGCCATAAACCGCTCACAGAAAAATAAAGCGGAAACAACGGCTACCCTTATTAACATAGCAAATGCCTACAAAGAATTGGGCAAGTACCCAAAAGCCCTTGATTACGCTGAACAGGCCAATACCATTGCACTTGAGATTAACGATGCAAAGCTTCTGAGGAACACATACTCGCTACTGGCTGAAATACACGAGGCGCTTGGAAATTCTGAAAAATCGTCGGAGTACTTCTCCCTCTATACAGCCTTTTCCCGTAAAATTCAACGCGAGGAACAGCTCAAAAAGGAAGCAGAGGCACAGAAAATTGTTGAGGAAGCAAAGGGGCAACTCCAGGTAATAAAAAGCGAAAAGGAACTCACTGAAAAGGAACTTAGCGAAAAACAGAGAGTACTTGAAACCGTAAAGGATAGTCTCGATAAAGTGGAGCAGCTAACGCAAGAGCAAAAGTTACAGATAGACCTACTAAATAAGGAGAATGCACTGCGCGAGGAAAAAATCAAAAATCAGATTCTGGTTCGCAACATCTTTATTGTAATCATAGCGGCTACCATAGGCATGCTTGGCCTAATATCCCATTACTACCTTCAAAAGAAACGCTCCAACGAGGAACTTGCACGCCAAAAAGCCATGGTTGAGGCCAAAAGCCAGGAACTGATGCAAGCCCTCCAACAGATTAAAAAACAAAACCGCGATATAACCAGCAGCATTAACTACGCGCAGCGAATCCAGCAAGCCCTACTACCCACATACGACCAATTGGTCAGCTACATACCCAATGCTTTTATCATGTTCCGTCCGCGGGAGATTGTAAGTGGCGATTTTTACTGGTTTGCAGCTTATGGCGGCCAGGAAATAGCCGCCAGTAAGCAAAACCGACACATGATAGCTTTGCCCAACATTCCCAAGAACGACTTTGGCTTTCTGATTGCAGCGGTTGACTGCACAGGTCACGGTGTACCCGGAGCATTCATGTCCATGATTGGGCTAAACCTACTTGATGTGATTATACGCAGTGGGTTAACACAACCCAACCTGATACTTAATGAGCTGCATAAGCAGGTGCGTTACCTGCTTAAACAGGAAAATAACGATAGCCGCGATGGCATGGACATGGCCCTAATCCGAATAAATGGCGATGGCCGAACAATTGAGTTTGCCGGAGCCAAAAACCCTATTGTTTACATAACTAACAACCAGTGTTTCACCATTAAAGGCGACCCTGTACCCATTGGCGGTTTACAGAAAGAAGAAAAACGAGAGTTTACCCTACATACCATCACTATCGATTCGCCTACCAGCCTATACCTGTTCTCCGATGGATATATCGACCAGTTTGGCGGACCTGAAAACCTTAAGTTTACATCCAAACGATTCAGGGAGATGCTCCTTGAAAACCATAACATGCCTATGGTAGCCCAACAGGAACAACTTGAAACAGCTCTTGATGAATGGATTGGCTCGGAAAATAACCAAATTGACGATGTTCTTGTCATTGGACTTCACCTAACAGGTAAACCTTTTAAAATAGATAGCCAAACTTAA
- a CDS encoding DUF1987 domain-containing protein, whose product MDTLKIEKRIDSPMVLADGESGYFEVNGKSLPEDAIEFYKPLEKYAQEYVKSPKQKTTINLKLEYLNTSSSKKLLDIIGYFEALPSQGYEVVLNWYHRDEDQDMIDEGIEFAHMTSLKVNFIVEQ is encoded by the coding sequence ATGGATACACTAAAAATTGAGAAACGAATCGACTCACCCATGGTGCTGGCCGATGGTGAATCGGGATACTTTGAGGTGAATGGCAAATCGTTGCCCGAAGATGCCATTGAATTCTATAAACCCCTTGAAAAATACGCCCAGGAGTACGTAAAATCACCAAAGCAAAAAACAACCATTAACCTAAAGCTGGAGTACCTCAACACCTCGTCGTCAAAAAAACTACTCGATATCATAGGTTACTTTGAAGCATTGCCATCGCAGGGGTACGAGGTGGTGCTTAACTGGTATCACCGCGATGAGGACCAGGATATGATTGATGAGGGTATTGAGTTTGCCCACATGACTAGCCTTAAAGTTAACTTTATAGTGGAGCAATAG
- a CDS encoding OmpA family protein translates to MSKQYFGVLAFLFLCSSVLAQENANNVYVNDNGDVFVKADAPIYFFISPENQPSQKVLIPSTDKAANPMYFDGDGKHYLVYESKGEKVRFLIWADGVGPKSSLRVEKGLLFNYNNRVYVEDRASYTPSAIDSKSGVKQSYIAVDNQPFVPFKENIDIERTGEYSIKIYSTDNVGNVGDTAVYKIVAAPDVTFKADNIYFETASARITGNSIDNLKEVLEILINYPELYVEIKAHADSRGSSEYNLELSQRRAQSVVNYLTSKGIEGYRLKAKGYGDTQPVNECVKGIKCPDSKLRENRRVEFRFYLPKK, encoded by the coding sequence ATGAGTAAGCAATATTTTGGGGTTTTAGCTTTTTTGTTTCTTTGTTCATCGGTATTGGCTCAAGAAAATGCCAACAATGTTTATGTGAATGACAATGGCGATGTTTTTGTAAAAGCCGATGCGCCTATATACTTTTTCATCAGCCCCGAGAACCAGCCCTCCCAGAAAGTGCTCATTCCCAGTACCGACAAGGCCGCTAACCCGATGTATTTTGATGGCGATGGTAAACACTACCTGGTGTATGAGAGTAAGGGTGAAAAGGTACGCTTCCTAATTTGGGCCGATGGAGTGGGTCCTAAATCAAGCTTAAGAGTTGAAAAAGGACTTCTCTTTAACTACAACAACAGGGTTTATGTGGAGGACAGGGCATCATATACGCCCAGTGCGATCGATTCAAAATCGGGTGTAAAGCAATCGTACATTGCCGTTGATAACCAACCGTTTGTTCCTTTTAAGGAAAATATTGATATTGAGCGAACCGGCGAGTACTCAATTAAGATTTACTCAACCGACAATGTAGGCAATGTTGGCGATACTGCGGTTTATAAAATTGTAGCAGCCCCCGACGTAACCTTTAAAGCTGATAATATCTACTTTGAGACCGCTAGTGCACGTATTACTGGCAACTCAATCGATAACCTAAAAGAGGTGCTCGAAATCCTTATAAACTACCCTGAGCTCTATGTTGAAATTAAAGCCCATGCCGATAGCCGTGGTTCAAGCGAGTATAACCTTGAATTATCGCAACGAAGGGCCCAGTCGGTGGTGAACTACCTAACATCGAAAGGAATTGAAGGTTACCGTTTAAAAGCCAAAGGTTATGGCGATACCCAACCGGTTAACGAGTGTGTCAAGGGAATTAAATGCCCCGATAGCAAGCTCCGTGAAAACCGTCGCGTGGAATTCCGCTTTTACTTACCAAAAAAATAA
- a CDS encoding AbgT family transporter codes for MNEKRKRSFSDKVLHGIEVAGNALPHPAALFGLFGLVTILFSYIGFLLDWQGVNPANGETVRVINLLSKEGLHRIILGMVDNYTGFAPLGIVMVAMLGLGVAESSGLVKAGINELLLKAPKKWITFMIVLTGILSNIASDLGYILIIPLAGVIFHTLGRNPLAGMSAAFAGVSGGFSANLLIGTIDPLLAGLSTEAARIIDPNYYVMPTANYYFMAVSTILIAIVGTWVTHKWIEPRLGSYKGSVEPEKIEKLSKGEIRGLKGALVTLIIWLLLFAIGLIPQNGLLRGADNSILHSPLLKGFIAILFLMASSMGIVYGYLAGTFKKHDDIFKGMSTSFKSMVAFLVLVFFAAQFVAWFKWSNLGLLIAIKGATLLHSIDIGLIPLVILFIIFSGFINLFMGSASAKWAIMGPVFIPIFMLLGYSPELSQAVFRIGDSITNIISPMMSFFALIIVYYQKYDDRAGIGTIISTMLPYTIAFFISWALLLIAWILLKLPLGPEASLLYPA; via the coding sequence ATGAACGAAAAGAGAAAGAGAAGTTTTAGCGACAAGGTTTTACATGGTATAGAGGTTGCAGGGAATGCCTTGCCCCACCCTGCTGCACTTTTTGGACTATTCGGACTAGTTACAATACTGTTTTCATATATCGGTTTCCTACTCGATTGGCAAGGGGTTAATCCTGCCAACGGGGAAACAGTTAGGGTCATAAACCTACTATCCAAGGAAGGGTTACATCGGATTATACTGGGAATGGTTGATAACTATACCGGATTTGCCCCCCTAGGAATTGTTATGGTAGCCATGCTTGGGCTTGGAGTTGCTGAGAGCAGCGGTTTAGTAAAGGCTGGTATCAATGAACTTCTGCTAAAAGCGCCCAAGAAATGGATTACCTTTATGATTGTGCTTACGGGTATTCTTTCGAACATAGCATCTGACCTGGGCTACATACTTATTATACCCCTTGCAGGCGTTATTTTTCATACCCTAGGTAGAAATCCACTTGCGGGAATGTCGGCTGCTTTTGCAGGGGTAAGCGGAGGCTTTAGTGCAAACCTTTTAATTGGCACAATCGATCCTTTACTGGCAGGCTTATCAACCGAAGCTGCACGCATTATTGACCCAAACTACTACGTAATGCCTACAGCCAACTACTACTTTATGGCTGTATCAACCATTTTAATTGCAATTGTTGGAACTTGGGTTACTCACAAGTGGATTGAGCCACGCCTAGGTAGCTACAAAGGAAGTGTTGAGCCCGAAAAAATCGAAAAGCTATCAAAGGGTGAAATAAGAGGCCTTAAAGGAGCTTTGGTAACATTAATTATTTGGCTATTGCTATTTGCCATCGGGTTGATTCCTCAAAATGGTTTGCTCAGGGGAGCCGATAACAGCATTTTGCATTCCCCTTTGCTTAAGGGTTTTATTGCTATTCTTTTTTTAATGGCCTCATCAATGGGAATAGTTTACGGCTACCTGGCAGGCACATTTAAAAAGCACGATGACATATTTAAGGGGATGAGTACAAGCTTTAAGAGTATGGTTGCTTTTTTGGTTCTAGTTTTTTTTGCAGCGCAGTTTGTAGCCTGGTTTAAATGGAGTAATTTGGGATTACTTATTGCAATTAAGGGAGCAACACTACTGCATAGCATTGACATAGGGCTTATACCCCTTGTAATTCTTTTCATCATTTTTTCAGGCTTCATAAATCTTTTCATGGGAAGTGCATCGGCCAAGTGGGCGATTATGGGACCTGTGTTTATACCTATCTTCATGCTTTTAGGTTACTCCCCAGAGCTTTCACAGGCAGTTTTCAGAATAGGCGATAGCATAACCAATATTATCTCGCCCATGATGAGTTTTTTTGCACTAATCATTGTTTACTACCAAAAATACGATGATAGAGCAGGGATTGGCACCATTATTTCCACCATGCTGCCATACACCATTGCATTCTTTATTTCATGGGCCCTATTACTAATAGCATGGATTTTACTGAAATTGCCTCTGGGGCCCGAAGCCAGCCTTTTATATCCTGCGTAG
- the uvrA gene encoding excinuclease ABC subunit UvrA, which yields MFQDIDKSALTDEGEIVVEGARVHNLRNVDVTIPRQKLTVITGLSGSGKSSLAFDTIYAEGQRRYMETMSAYARQFLGTLERPDVDKISGLSPVISIEQKTTSQNPRSTVGTITEIYDFLRLLYARASTAYSYQTGEEMVRYTDEQIINLINERFTGKRTAILAPVVRGRKGHYKELFDQLRRKGYLNARIDGEITELRPAMKLDRYKTHYIELLVDKFRVGEGDLKRLSQSVATAMNIGKGIIMVLDMDNGEYRYFSRNLMCPTTGISYDEPEPYTFSFNSPKGACTHCNGLGYINQADIERIIPDPQLSIKRGGIQPLGPYKNSLIFWQLEAIASKYDFSLSDPIGQIPEEALNVILYGSEEQFKLKHPSIGVNSSYFLSFEGVISYIQNHQTNDELNGKGDRWANQFIKQVTCPTCKGTRLKEESLWFKVDGKSIADVSAMDIETLWHWLQGLENRLGSRQKAIATEILKEIRERVRFLLDVGLGYLSLNRGSSTLSGGESQRIRLATQIGSKLVNVLYILDEPSIGLHQRDNIKLINSLKQLRDAGNSVIVVEHDEEMIRSADYVVDIGPRAGRHGGKIVATGTPSEILMSNSLTAQYLNGQLKIPIPKERRKGNGKFLTVKGARGNNLKNITVKFPLGTFICVTGVSGSGKSTLINETLYPALSRHLYRSYAQPLEHDGIEGIENIDKVIDVDQSPIGRTPRSNPATYTNVFTDIRKLFELTPDAKIRGYKAGRFSFNVKGGRCETCKGGGVQVIEMNFLPDVYVKCPDCFGRRYNRETLEVKYKGKNISEVLDMTINQAVEFFDSIPQIHQKLKTLQDVGLGYITLGQQSTTLSGGEAQRVKLATELAKRDTGKTLYILDEPTTGLHFDDVRILLEVLNKLVDRGNTVIVIEHNLDVIKSADYIVDLGPEGGAAGGQVVCSGTPEDIAKSGCGFTSEFLKKCII from the coding sequence ATGTTTCAGGATATTGATAAATCGGCCTTAACCGATGAGGGTGAAATTGTTGTTGAGGGTGCACGCGTGCATAACCTGCGGAATGTTGATGTTACAATTCCACGGCAAAAGCTGACGGTAATTACTGGCCTGAGCGGCAGCGGAAAATCATCATTAGCATTTGATACCATATATGCTGAGGGTCAGCGCCGCTACATGGAAACCATGTCGGCCTACGCCCGGCAATTCCTGGGTACTCTTGAGCGACCTGATGTTGATAAGATTTCAGGGCTTAGCCCTGTGATTTCCATTGAGCAGAAAACCACCAGCCAAAATCCCCGCTCCACTGTGGGGACAATTACAGAAATCTACGATTTCCTCCGTCTGCTTTACGCCAGAGCGTCAACAGCCTACTCATACCAAACCGGGGAGGAAATGGTTCGTTATACCGATGAGCAAATCATTAACCTGATAAACGAAAGGTTTACGGGTAAACGAACCGCAATCCTAGCCCCTGTGGTTCGTGGACGCAAGGGGCACTACAAGGAACTTTTTGACCAGCTAAGGCGCAAGGGTTACCTCAACGCCCGTATCGATGGGGAAATAACGGAGCTACGACCGGCCATGAAGCTCGACCGCTATAAAACTCACTACATTGAACTTCTTGTTGACAAATTCCGTGTAGGCGAGGGCGATTTAAAAAGGTTAAGCCAGTCGGTGGCTACAGCAATGAACATTGGCAAGGGAATCATCATGGTGCTTGATATGGATAACGGTGAATACCGTTACTTTAGCCGCAACCTGATGTGTCCTACAACTGGCATATCGTACGATGAGCCTGAGCCATACACATTTAGCTTTAACTCTCCCAAAGGGGCATGCACACACTGTAATGGATTGGGTTACATAAACCAAGCCGATATTGAACGAATTATCCCCGACCCACAGCTGAGCATTAAACGAGGTGGTATTCAACCCTTGGGACCATATAAAAACTCGCTGATATTCTGGCAACTGGAAGCAATTGCCTCAAAGTACGATTTTTCACTTTCCGATCCCATTGGACAAATCCCTGAAGAGGCACTAAACGTGATTCTTTACGGTTCCGAAGAACAGTTTAAGCTAAAACACCCAAGCATTGGGGTAAACAGCTCATACTTCCTGAGCTTTGAAGGAGTAATCAGCTACATCCAAAACCATCAAACCAACGATGAGCTGAATGGCAAGGGCGACCGGTGGGCAAACCAGTTCATCAAACAGGTAACCTGCCCAACCTGCAAGGGAACAAGGCTGAAAGAAGAATCGCTATGGTTCAAGGTTGATGGCAAAAGCATAGCCGATGTTTCAGCCATGGACATTGAAACACTCTGGCATTGGCTTCAGGGTCTTGAGAATCGTCTTGGCAGCAGGCAAAAGGCAATAGCCACCGAAATACTTAAAGAGATCAGGGAGCGCGTACGCTTTTTGCTCGACGTAGGATTGGGTTACCTTTCGTTAAACCGCGGTTCTTCAACCCTATCGGGTGGCGAGAGCCAACGCATCAGGCTGGCCACCCAAATTGGTTCAAAACTGGTTAATGTGCTTTACATACTCGATGAGCCAAGTATTGGGCTTCATCAGCGCGATAACATCAAGCTCATAAACTCGCTTAAGCAGCTGCGCGATGCAGGCAACTCCGTGATAGTGGTTGAACACGATGAGGAGATGATACGCTCAGCCGATTACGTGGTAGATATTGGCCCACGCGCCGGCAGGCATGGCGGGAAAATAGTTGCAACAGGCACTCCCTCGGAAATACTGATGTCCAACTCGCTTACCGCTCAGTACCTCAATGGTCAACTTAAAATTCCTATTCCTAAAGAGCGGCGCAAGGGTAACGGAAAATTCCTAACCGTAAAGGGAGCACGAGGCAATAACCTGAAAAATATCACCGTGAAATTTCCTTTAGGTACATTTATCTGTGTAACGGGCGTATCGGGTAGCGGTAAATCAACCTTAATAAATGAAACGCTATACCCTGCCCTCAGCCGCCATTTGTACCGTTCATATGCTCAACCGTTGGAACACGATGGGATAGAAGGAATTGAAAACATTGACAAAGTGATTGATGTTGACCAATCGCCCATTGGACGCACGCCCCGTTCGAACCCAGCAACATATACTAACGTATTTACGGATATTCGCAAGCTCTTTGAGTTAACCCCCGATGCAAAAATAAGGGGATACAAGGCTGGACGCTTCTCATTCAACGTTAAGGGCGGACGATGTGAAACCTGTAAGGGCGGTGGCGTTCAGGTAATAGAGATGAATTTCCTCCCCGACGTTTACGTAAAGTGTCCCGACTGTTTTGGACGTCGGTATAACCGCGAAACGCTTGAGGTAAAGTACAAAGGTAAAAATATCAGCGAGGTGCTGGACATGACCATTAACCAGGCCGTGGAATTCTTTGACAGCATACCGCAAATCCATCAGAAGTTAAAAACGCTCCAGGACGTTGGACTGGGCTATATAACATTGGGGCAACAATCCACTACCCTATCAGGGGGTGAAGCCCAGCGTGTGAAGCTGGCCACAGAATTAGCCAAACGCGATACCGGGAAAACCCTCTACATTCTGGACGAGCCCACTACAGGTTTACACTTTGACGATGTACGCATTCTGCTTGAGGTGCTCAACAAACTCGTTGACCGTGGTAACACGGTTATAGTAATTGAGCATAATTTGGATGTAATTAAATCGGCCGACTACATTGTTGACCTTGGCCCCGAGGGAGGAGCCGCAGGAGGCCAAGTGGTATGCTCTGGCACCCCCGAAGATATTGCAAAATCGGGTTGTGGTTTCACTTCGGAATTTTTAAAGAAATGTATTATATGA
- a CDS encoding formate--tetrahydrofolate ligase — translation MKSDIEIAHEAKMKPITEIAGILGINPDDLIPYGKYKAKIPLSYIDKEKYQQNKLILVSAISPTPAGEGKTTVSIGLAQGLNRIGKQTTVVLREPSLGPVFGIKGGATGGGYSQVLPMEDINLHFTGDFNAIEKAHNLLAALIDNNLQSKKRSLGIDPRTVKWKRVMDMNDRSLRHIIVGLGGTTHGVPRETGFDITAASEVMAILCLAENMEDLKQRLGNIFVGYTYDKKPIYARDLHAEGAMAALLRDAIMPNLVQTIENTPAIIHGGPFANIAQGTNSVIATKMGLSLSEFVVTEAGFGFDLGAEKFIDIKCQYAGLKPSAVVLVATIRALKYHGGKPLKEVSQPDVEALKKGIGNLQKHVENMKLFGICPVVAINRFTTDTDEEVEYIKSVCREMDVQVAEVDVWGKGGEGAIELAKIVNKIAMNCPYQHKTLYDWNWTPEAKIETLAKKIYGAEAVDYTAQAKEDLKKVYSLGIDKLPICMAKTQKSLSDNPDLLGRPKDFVVTVREIEVAAGAGFIIPITGQIMRMPGLPDEPAAERIDVDNNGVISGLF, via the coding sequence ATGAAAAGCGATATTGAAATTGCACACGAAGCTAAAATGAAGCCCATAACCGAGATAGCCGGAATTCTGGGCATCAATCCTGACGATTTAATACCTTACGGTAAGTATAAAGCCAAAATTCCCTTGAGCTACATCGACAAGGAAAAGTATCAGCAAAACAAGTTGATACTGGTATCGGCCATTTCACCAACACCTGCCGGAGAGGGGAAAACAACAGTATCAATTGGCTTGGCGCAAGGCCTTAACCGAATTGGTAAACAAACCACAGTGGTTCTCCGTGAACCCTCGCTAGGCCCTGTGTTCGGTATAAAAGGAGGAGCAACCGGTGGTGGATACTCACAGGTTCTCCCCATGGAAGATATTAACCTCCATTTTACAGGCGATTTCAACGCCATTGAAAAGGCACACAACCTTCTTGCTGCGCTAATAGACAATAATTTACAAAGCAAAAAGCGTTCGTTAGGCATTGACCCCCGAACCGTAAAGTGGAAAAGGGTGATGGACATGAACGACAGATCGTTGCGCCACATCATTGTTGGGCTGGGTGGTACAACCCATGGGGTACCCCGCGAAACCGGATTTGATATAACAGCTGCTTCGGAGGTTATGGCAATACTCTGCCTTGCCGAAAACATGGAAGACCTGAAGCAGAGGTTAGGGAATATCTTTGTGGGCTACACCTACGATAAAAAGCCCATTTATGCTCGCGATTTACATGCCGAGGGTGCCATGGCAGCGCTCCTACGCGATGCCATAATGCCTAACCTAGTGCAAACCATTGAGAATACCCCTGCCATTATTCATGGCGGACCATTCGCCAATATAGCCCAGGGTACCAACTCGGTTATAGCCACAAAAATGGGACTCTCGCTCAGTGAGTTCGTGGTTACCGAGGCTGGTTTTGGTTTCGATCTGGGAGCCGAAAAATTCATTGATATCAAGTGCCAGTATGCAGGGTTAAAACCAAGTGCAGTTGTGCTTGTAGCCACAATAAGGGCTCTTAAATACCATGGCGGAAAGCCACTTAAGGAGGTTTCACAACCCGATGTAGAGGCTCTTAAAAAGGGTATTGGCAACCTGCAAAAGCATGTGGAAAACATGAAACTTTTTGGCATCTGCCCCGTGGTAGCCATAAATAGGTTTACAACTGACACTGATGAGGAAGTTGAATACATAAAAAGCGTTTGCAGGGAAATGGATGTTCAGGTTGCAGAGGTTGATGTGTGGGGTAAAGGTGGCGAGGGTGCCATAGAGTTGGCTAAAATTGTTAACAAGATTGCCATGAATTGCCCATACCAGCATAAAACCCTTTACGACTGGAACTGGACACCCGAAGCAAAAATCGAAACCCTTGCCAAGAAGATATACGGTGCTGAAGCTGTAGATTACACCGCTCAAGCAAAGGAGGATTTAAAGAAGGTATACTCACTAGGGATCGACAAACTGCCAATTTGTATGGCCAAGACCCAAAAATCGCTCTCCGATAACCCTGACCTGCTTGGCAGACCAAAGGATTTTGTGGTTACTGTTAGAGAAATTGAGGTTGCTGCTGGCGCAGGATTTATCATTCCAATTACCGGACAGATAATGCGTATGCCCGGATTACCCGATGAGCCTGCAGCCGAGCGAATTGATGTGGATAACAATGGAGTTATCAGCGGACTATTCTAA